A genome region from Sebastes umbrosus isolate fSebUmb1 chromosome 22, fSebUmb1.pri, whole genome shotgun sequence includes the following:
- the LOC119481818 gene encoding protein NLRC3-like isoform X5, which produces MEEERGGTEEEEEEEPSCCVSGTTAEMAEKRKMRKRSISLSSSVLPEQQISSSSELMSVSCLISPQMSEAESSGPSCVSMKSDRSMYEPLSFGVEKTQSPQMSEAESSGPICVSMKSDRSMYEPLSFDLEKTQSQPIGEPSSCSVCMEDVRDPVGLGCGHRSCKLCVSSDDRCNKCGKKPREDPEHQRDTEDDTGGSHLLKATKNLKKKMRKKFTSTSEGDDDQENSLNSIYTTLFITIGESEVPHEEQLFRQIKQQQFSEHSVDLSDIFKPSPGQEKPPRVVLTKGVAGIGKSFSVQKFILDWAEDKANKDIAFVFILPFKELNLCTDNKSLHKLLIEFHPALRSLKDSEDFLKAKVIVILDGLDESRLQLDFENKPVKSVSEVTSLGNLIANLIQGNLLPDANLWITSRPAAANQIPAKFVNTVTEIRGFSDPQKEEYFRRRFSQDSSLADRIISHIRSSQSLDIMCHIPIFCWIAAVLFKEIFGGDEKAETPQTLTEMMAHFLFAQTKRRSRKFDEKTEENQKRLLKKHKEFLVKLGKLAFVQLQKNNLIFYDEDLEDCGIDKQEAAIYSGFCTTVLREEEVFSQKKVFFFVHLTIQEFFAALFVYNCFTNKNTKELGNFLDLKDEEHTLLDLLKMTVDKVLEKKNGHLDFFLRFLLGLMVEPNRRVLEGLLTSPDPSQDTDKKILTHLKAIQRKALSPDSCINLLQNMVEMRDHKVIDEIQEYLAKSDRSRAELTPLHCYALAYMLQVSKNELDVLDLKSYNTSEEGRRRLIPAVRSSRKAILADCKVTEEWVQHLAFGLKFPILPLRDLDLSNNDLKDSGVELLCDGLSSQCCRLETLRLSGCQVTEDGCASLASALQSNPSHLIELDLSYNHPGDAGKKMLSEVWNDQQKKRNKLNFDHGGSNRMIPGFKKYARELTWDPKTAHKNLLLSEGNRKVTWVEDEQQHSLHLDRFDHCLQVLGEQGLDKRCYWEFEVEEPFSIGLTYRSIGRKGDANDCKLGCNDKSWCLICSDDGCFVVHGNNKVSVASLCSRSSRVGVYLDWPAGTLSFYRVSSDSQTRLYTYKTKFNELLYPAVELHTHSSALFYQ; this is translated from the exons TTGTGTTTCAGGAACGACAGCAGAAATGGCtgagaagaggaagatgaggaagcGATCCATCTCTTTGAGCTCCTCAGTGTTGCCTGAACAGCAAATCAGCTCCAGCAGTGAGCTGATGAG TGTCTCTTGTCTTATTAGTCCACAGATGAGTGAAGCTGAGTCCTCGGGTCCCAGCTGTGTCTCCATGAAGAGTGATAGATCCATGtacgagccgctcagctttggtgttgaaaagacacaaag TCCACAGATGAGTGAAGCTGAGTCCTCGGGTCCCATCTGTGTCTCCATGAAGAGTGACAGATCCATGtacgagccgctcagctttgatcttgaaaagacacaaag CCAGCCGATTGGGGAGCCATCCAGCTGTTCAGTGTGTATGGAAGATGTGAGGGATCCAGTCGGTTTAGGCTGTGGACACAGGTCATGCAAACTGTGCGTCAGCTCAGACGACCGCTGCAACAAGTGTGGAAAGAAACCCAGAGAAGATCCAGAACACCAGAGGGATACGGAGGACGACACTG GGGGCAGCCATCTTTTGAAAGCAACGaagaatcttaaaaaaaaaatgcggaAGAAATTTACCTCAACGTCTGAAGGTGATGATGACCAAGAGAACTCCCTGAACAGCATCTACACAACACTCTTCATCACCATTGGAGAGAGTGAAGTGCCACATGAAGAACAATTGTTCAGAcaaatcaaacaacaacaattttCTGAACATTCAGTCGACCTCAGTGACATCTTCAAACCTTCGCCCGGCCAAGAGAAACCCCCCAGAGTAGTCCTGACGAAGGGCGTTGCAGGAATTGGAAAATCATTTTCTGTGCAGAAATTCATTCTTGATTGGGCTGAGGACAAAGCAAACAAGGACattgcttttgttttcattcttcCATTCAAAGAGCTGAATTTGTGTACAGATAACAAAAGCTTGCACAAGCTCCTGATTGAATTTCACCCTGCACTTCGAAGTTTGAAAGATTCAGAAGATTTCCTCAAAGCCAAGGTTATTGTGATCCTGGACggtctggatgaaagcagacttcAACTGGACTTCGAGAACAAGCCGGTAAAATCTGTCAGTGAAGTAACATCTCTGGGTAATCTCATAGCAAACCTCATCCAGGGTAACCTTCTTCCTGATGCTAACCTGTGGATAACATCCCGTccagcagcagccaatcagatccctgcGAAGTTTGTCAACACGGTGACGGAGATAAGAGGGTTCAGTGACCCACAAAAAGAAGAATACTTCAGGAGGAGGTTCAGTCAGGACTCGAGTCTTGCTGACAGGATCATTTCGCACATTCGCTCCTCACAGAGTCTTGACATCATGTGCCATATCCCGATCTTCTGCTGGATAGCTGCCGTCTTATTTAAGGAGATCTTTGGGGGAGATGAGAAAGCTGAAACTCCTCAAACTCTAACAGAGATGATGGCGCATTTCCTTTTTGCCCAGACAAAACGCAGAAGCAGAAAATTCGACGAGAAGACTGAGGAAAACCAAAAGAGACTTCTGAAGAAACACAAGGAATTTCTTGTGAAACTCGGTAAGCTTGCATTTGTTCAGCTGCAGAAGAACAACCTCATCTTCTACGATGAAGACCTGGAAGACTGTGGCATTGACAAACAAGAGGCAGCCATCTACTCTGGATTTTGCACCACAGTTCTTAGGGAAGAAGAAGTCTTTTCCCAGAAAAAGGTCTTCTTCTTTGTGCACCTGACCATACAGGAGTTCTTTGCAGCTCTTTTTGTCTATAACTGTTTCACAAACAAGAATACAAAAGAGCTCGGCAACTTCCTCGATCTGAAGGACGAAGAACATACTTTACTCGATCTTCTCAAGATGACAGTTGACAAAGTGTTGGAGAAGAAGAACGGTCACCTAGACTTCTTCTTGCGATTCCTCCTTGGCCTCATGGTAGAACCCAACCGCAGAGTCCTTGAGGGTCTGCTGACATCGCCGGACCCAAGCCAAGATACCGACAAGAAAATCTTGACTCACCTCAAAGCCATCCAAAGAAAGGCCCTCTCTCCGGACAGTTGCATCAACCTCCTCCAGAATATGGTCGAGATGAGAGATCACAAAGTCATAGATGAGATTCAAGAATATCTGGCAAAGTCAGATCGTTCAAGAGCAGAGCTGACTCCCCTGCACTGCTATGCgctggcctacatgctgcaggTATCAAAGAATGAACTGGATGTGTTGGACTTGAAGAGTTACAACACATCAGAGGAAGGCAGAAGGAGGCTGATACCAGCTGTGAGGAGCAGCAGAAAGGCCAT ACTGGCAGACTGCAAAGTGACCGAAGAGTGGGTTCAACATCTGGCCTTTGGTCTCAAGTTCCCCATCTTACCTCTGAGAGATCTGGATCTGAGCAACAATGACCTGAAAGATTCAGGAGTGGAGCTGCTCTGTGATGGGCTGTCAAGTCAATGCTGCAGACTCGAAACGCTGAG GTTGTCAGGTTGTCAGGTCACAGAGGAcggctgtgcttctctggcctcggCTCTCCAGTCCAACCCGTCCCATCTGAtagagctggacctgagctaCAATCATCCAGGAGACGCAGGAAAGAAGATGCTCTCTGAAGTGTGGAACGATCAACAAAAAAAGCGCAACAAGCTCAA TTTTGACCATGGCGGAAGTAACCGGATGATACCGGGATTCAAGAAAT ATGCCCGTGAGCTCACTTGGGACCCCAAAACAGCCCACAagaacctcctcctctctgaaggGAACAGAAAGGTGACCTGGGTGGAAGACGAGCAGCAACATTCCCTTCACCTGGACAGGTTCGATCACTGCCTACAGGTGCTGGGTGAACAGGGTCTAGATAAGCGCTGTTACTGGGAGTTCGAGGTCGAGGAGCCCTTCAGTATTGGGTTGACGTACAGATCGATCGGCAGGAAAGGGGATGCAAATGATTGCAAGCTGGGATGCAACGACAAGTCTTGGTGTCTGATTTGCTCTGATGATGGTTGTTTTGTTGTGCACGGCAACAACAAGGTCAGTGTAGCCTCCCTCTGCTCGCGCTCCAGTCGGGTGGGGGTGTATCTGGATTGGCCGGCTGGcactctgtccttctacagagtTTCCTCCGACAGTCAGACCCGCCTTTATACCTACAAAACAAAGTTCAATGAGCTCCTCTATCCTGCTGTTGAACTTCACACTCATTCCTCTGCGTTATTTTATCAGTAA
- the LOC119481818 gene encoding protein NLRC3-like isoform X2 has product MAEKRKLRKRSIALSSSVLPEQPIGSSSELMSVSSLFRPQMSEAESSGPAGDSMKSDRSMYEPLWFKRKRSHSSGNESSGPSGVSMKSDRSMYEPLWFGLEKTKCSQMSEAESSGPSCVSMKSDRSMYDPLWFGLEKTQRSQMSEAESWGPSCLSMKSDRSMYEPLSFGLEKTPSQPIGEPSSCSVCMEGLRDPVSLGCGHWSCKLCVSSDDPCTKCGKKPRKDPEHQRDTEDDTGGSHLWKETKNLKKAMKKKFTSTSEGDDDQENSLNSIYTTLFITIGESEVPHEEQLFRHIKQQQSSEHSVDLSDIFKPSPGQEKPPRIVLTKGVAGIGKSFSVQKFILDWAEDKANKDIDLVFSLAFRELNLCTDNKSLHKLLTEFHPAIHNLKDSEDLLKAKVIVILDGLDESRLQLDFENKPIKSVSEVTSVGNLIANLIQGNLLPDANLWITSRPAAANQIPAKFVDMVTEIRGFSDPQKEEYFRRRFSQDLNLADRIISHIRSSQSLDIMCHIPIFCWIAAVLFKEIFGGDEKAETPQTLTEMMAHFLFAQTKRRSRKFDKKTEENKKRLLKKHKEFLVKLGKLAFVQLQKNNLIFYDEDLEDCGIDIREAAIYSGFCTTVLREEEVFSQKKVFFFVHLTIQEFFAALFVYDCFTNKNTKELGNFLDLKDEEHSLLDLLKMTVDKVLEKKNGHLDFFLRFLLGLMVEPNRRVLEGLLTSPDPSQDTDKKILTHLKAIRRKALSPDGCINLFQNMVEMRDHKVKDEIQEYLEKSDRSRAELTPLHCSALAYMLQVSKNYLDVLDLKSYNTSEEGRRRMIPAVRSSRKVILADCKVTEEWVKHLAFGLKFPNLPLRDLNLSNNDLKDSGVELLCDGLSSQCCRLETLRLSGCQVTEDGCASLASALQSNPSHLIELDLSYNHPGDAGKKLLSELKTNPQNKLKKLNFDHGGSNRMIPGFKKYARELTWDPKTAHKNLLLSEGNRKVTWVKDEQQHSLHLDRFDHCQQVLGEHGLDKRCYWEFEVEEPFRIGLTYRSIGRKGDANDCKLGCNDKSWCLIGSDDGCFVVHDNLMVSVVSLCSRSSRLGVYLDWPAGTVSFYRVSSDSQTRLYTYKTTFNELLYPAVELQTHSSALFYQ; this is encoded by the exons ATGGCTGAGAAGAGGAAGTTGAGAAAGCGATCCATCGCTTTGAGCTCCTCAGTGTTGCCTGAACAGCCAATAGGCTCCAGCAGTGAGCTGATGAG tgtctcttctctttttAGGCCACAGATGAGTGAAGCTGAGTCCTCGGGTCCCGCCGGTGACtctatgaagagtgacagaTCCATGTATGAACCGCTCTGGTTTAAAAGAAAACG ttCACATTCGAGTGGAAATGAGTCCTCGGGTCCCAGCGGTGTCTCTATGAAGAGTGATAGATCCATGTACGAGCCACTCTGGTTTGGtcttgaaaaaacaaaatg ttcacagATGAGTGAAGCTGAGTCCTCGGGTCCCAGCTGTGTGTCCATGAAGAGTGACAGATCCATGTACGACCCGCTCTGGTTTGGTCTTGAAAAGACACAAAg GTCACAGATGAGTGAAGCTGAGTCCTGGGGTCCCAGCTGTCTCTCCATGAAGAGTGACAGATCCATGtacgagccgctcagctttgGTCTTGAAAAGACACCAAG CCAGCCGATTGGGGAGCCATCCAGCTGTTCAGTGTGTATGGAAGGTTTGAGGGATCCAGTCAGTTTAGGCTGTGGACACTGGTCATGCAAACTGTGCGTCAGTTCAGACGACCCCTGCACCAAGTGTGGAAAGAAACCCAGAAAAGATCCAGAACACCAGAGGGATACGGAGGACGACACTG GGGGCAGCCATCTTTGGAAAGAAACGAAGAATCTTAAAAAAGCAATGAAGAAGAAATTTACTTCGACGTCTGAAGGTGATGATGACCAAGAGAACTCCCTGAACAGCATCTACACAACACTCTTCATCACCATTGGAGAGAGTGAAGTGCCACATGAAGAACAATTGTTCAGACacatcaaacaacaacaatcttCTGAACATTCAGTCGACCTCAGTGACATCTTCAAACCTTCGCCCGGCCAAGAGAAACCCCCCAGAATAGTCCTGACGAAGGGCGTTGCAGGAATTGGAAAATCATTTTCTGTGCAGAAATTCATTCTTGATTGGGCCGAGGACAAAGCAAACAAGGATATTGATCTTGTTTTCAGTCTGGCTTTCCGAGAGCTGAATTTGTGTACAGATAACAAAAGCTTGCACAAGCTCCTGACTGAATTCCACCCTGCGATCCACAATCTGAAAGATTCAGAAGATCTCCTCAAAGCCAAGGTTATTGTGATCCTGGACggtctggatgaaagcagacttcAACTGGACTTCGAGAACAAGCCGATCAAATCTGTCAGTGAAGTAACATCTGTGGGTAATCTCATAGCAAACCTCATCCAGGGTAACCTTCTTCCTGATGCTAACCTGTGGATAACATCCCGTccagcagcagccaatcagatccctgcGAAGTTTGTCGACATGGTGACGGAGATAAGAGGGTTCAGTGACCCACAAAAAGAAGAATACTTCAGGAGGAGATTCAGTCAGGATTTGAATCTTGCTGACAGGATCATTTCGCACATTCGCTCCTCACAGAGTCTCGACATCATGTGCCATATCCCGATCTTCTGCTGGATTGCTGCCGTCTTATTTAAGGAGATCTTTGGGGGAGACGAGAAAGCTGAAACTCCTCAAACTCTAACAGAGATGATGGCGCATTTCCTGTTTGCCCAGACAAAACGCAGAAGTAGAAAATTCGACAAGAAGactgaggaaaacaaaaagcGACTTCTGAAGAAACACAAGGAATTTCTTGTGAAACTCGGTAAGCTTGCATTTGTTCAGCTGCAGAAGAACAACCTCATCTTCTACGATGAAGACCTGGAAGACTGTGGCATTGACATACGAGAGGCAGCCATCTACTCTGGATTTTGCACCACAGTTCTTAGGGAAGAAGAAGTCTTTTCCCAGAAAAAGGTCTTCTTCTTTGTGCACCTGACCATACAGGAGTTCTTTGCAGCTCTTTTTGTCTATGACTGTTTCACAAACAAGAATACAAAAGAGCTCGGCAACTTCCTCGATCTGAAGGACGAAGAACATTCTTTACTCGATCTTCTCAAGATGACAGTTGACAAAGTGTTGGAGAAGAAGAATGGCCACCTGGACTTCTTCTTGCGATTCCTCCTTGGCCTCATGGTAGAACCCAACCGGAGAGTCCTTGAGGGTCTGCTGACATCGCCGGACCCAAGCCAAGATACCGACAAGAAAATCTTGACTCACCTCAAAGCCATCCGAAGAAAGGCCCTCTCTCCGGACGGTTGCATCAACCTCTTCCAGAATATGGTCGAGATGAGAGATCACAAAGTCAAAGATGAGATTCAAGAATATCTGGAAAAGTCAGATCGTTCAAGAGCAGAGCTGACTCCCCTGCACTGCTCTGCgctggcctacatgctgcaggTATCAAAGAATTATCTGGATGTGTTGGACTTGAAGAGTTACAACACATCAGAGGAAGGCAGAAGGAGGATGATACCAGCTGTGAGGAGCAGCAGAAAGGTCAT ACTGGCAGACTGCAAAGTGACCGAAGAGTGGGTTAAACATCTGGCCTTTGGTCTCAAGTTCCCCAACTTACCTCTGAGAGATCTGAATCTGAGCAACAATGACCTGAAAGATTCAGGAGTGGAGCTGCTCTGTGATGGGCTGTCAAGTCAATGCTGCAGACTCGAAACGCTGAG GTTGTCAGGTTGTCAGGTCACAGAGGAcggctgtgcttctctggcctcggCTCTCCAGTCCAACCCGTCCCATCTGAtagagctggacctgagctaCAATCATCCAGGAGACGCAGGAAAGAAGCTGCTCTCTGAGCTGAAGACCAATCCACAAAACAAGCTCAAGAAACTCAA TTTTGACCATGGCGGAAGTAACCGGATGATACCGGGATTCAAGAAAT ATGCCCGTGAGCTCACTTGGGACCCCAAAACAGCCCACAagaacctcctcctctctgaaggGAACAGAAAGGTGACCTGGGTGAAAGACGAGCAGCAACATTCCCTTCACCTGGACAGGTTCGATCACTGCCAACAGGTGCTGGGTGAACACGGTCTAGATAAGCGCTGTTACTGGGAGTTCGAGGTCGAGGAGCCCTTCAGGATTGGGTTGACGTACAGATCCATCGGCAGGAAAGGGGATGCGAATGATTGCAAGCTGGGATGCAACGACAAGTCTTGGTGTCTGATTGGCTCTGATGATGGTTGTTTTGTTGTGCATGACAACCTCATGGTCAGTGTAGTCTCCCTCTGCTCGCGCTCCAGTCGGTTGGGGGTGTATCTGGATTGGCCGGCTGGCACTGTGTCCTTCTACAGAGTTTCCTCCGACAGTCAGACCCGCCTCTATACCTACAAAACAACGTTCAATGAGCTCCTCTATCCTGCTGTTGAACTTCAAACTCATTCCTCTGCGTTATTTTATCAGTAA